The Dehalococcoidales bacterium genome contains the following window.
TGTAGTCAATGGCAGCCACAGGCTGGGCTGGGGTCAGTTCCTCGCGTGAAGCGACCACCCGGCCACCCCAGCAATCGACTGCCGCATTGAACCCGCTAACCCGGCATGCCACCAGAAAAGAGTGACGACCGCCCGAGCAAGTACCTATCACCCCTACTTTACCGTTGGAGTAAGGTAAAGCTCTCAGGTATTGCATCGCCCCTTCACAATCACCCACTACGCTATCATCAGAAACTCCGCCCGCGCCGCGAGCCACTGCCGCTATTTCTTCCGGGGTTCCGTGCCCAAACCGGCAGTTCACGTCAGGGCAGATGGCCAGATACCCGTGCTGCGAGAAGCGGCGGGAAGTCTCACGATAGAACTCATCCCATCCCGGTAAATGAGCGATTAAGACTATCCCCGGGAACGGGCCCTTCCCCAGCGGCCGTGAAAAGTAGGCATGGATAAGGTCACCGTTATGGCCCGCGATGGTGACCGTCTCGGCCAGCATTCCCTGGTACTCATCAGTCCTGAACTGGTTCCACATGGGCTTCCTCCTTGACTTTAGATAATAGACTTCATCCTGTAGCTTTTGGCCCCATTTTATACCGTGCGGACTAACTTGTAAAACTAGGCAGTCACCAATTGCTCTATCAGCAAATCGACAATGCGGGTCACGTCCTCTTGTGCGAAGCGCCGGACACCGTTTGGCATCACGGAGGGAGACACCGTGGCCAGCAGTTCCCCTTTAAAGTCAGGCGCCCGTTGGTCATCTTCGCCCCGGACCAGAACTTTGGCGGTGTTCAGGCCTTTATAGCCTTCCGTGAGTATGATGTCTACCTTACCCTCCAGCAAATCCGTAATCTCAGCCAGCACCGGCTCGCGGTCAATTTTCTCAAGGACTGCCATCTGGGTTTGCGAAGAAAGGACGACTATGTTACTACCTGCCTGAGCATAGCGCCAGGTGTCTTTTCCCGGTATATCAATTTCACAGGCTTTACTGGTGTGCTTGATTACCCCAACCCGATATCCCCTGCCTTTGAGTTCATTGATTACTTTTTCCAGCAGCGTAGTCTTGCCGGAGTTGGAATAGCCAACGAAAGAAACTACTTTTGTCATTCGCATCATCCACATCCTCCTACCGGGTCTCCTGCAGACCTGACCTAACAGGGACTCTCGCATCCTTTCCGCTGATAATAGTACCAATTGACGACCGTAGCCACGAGATAGTAACCCGCTATCCCGTAGAAAAAGGGAACAGGACTGCCAGCCTTGGTTATGGCTATGCCTATCAAAAACGACCAGACAAACGGCCCGTAGGCGGCTATTGCCGCTGTCCAGCCGATAACTCCTGCTCCCTGTCTGGGGGAGTGAGCAAAGATAACAGGATACTGGCGGAATGTTGAAGCATTGCCCATGCCGGATGCCGTGAAGATAACCAGCATGAAAATGACAAACATGGGGAACTGGGCTACCGAGGTGGGCGTCAATAAACCGGTGAACGCCATCAGCAGACCGCTGGCCAACATCACTATGCCCGACAATGTGGTCAGGATGGCTCCGCCGAATTTGTCACTGACTGGCCCCATTACCACTCGCATGACGGAGCCTACCAGGGGTCCCAGGAAGGCGAATTTCAGAGGGTCCGGGGCATCCGGAAAACCGCCGTAAACGGTGGCAATCAACAGAGGGAACGTGGCGGAAAACCCGGAAAATGAACCAAAGGTCATTACGTAGGTAATGGTGCAAAACCAGGTGTGTTTACTCTTGAAAATATCTAACTGCTCTTTGAAGGATGCCCTCACCGGCACACTCCTCAGGAATATCCAGGCCAGAATACCCATCACCATCAGCAGTGGCGCATATACGAAAGCCGCATTTTGCAGCCAGACGTTACTGGTGACCTCACCTTTGGTAAAAACCTGTGAGCCGCCAACCACAGCCCCGAAGGCGGCAACGCCGATTATCCACGGGGTGACAAACTGGGTGATGGTAACTCCGAAGTTGCCTATCCCCGCCTGTATGCCCAGAGCGGTTCCGAGCCGCCGTTTGGGGAAAAACAGACTGGTGCTGGGCATGTGAGA
Protein-coding sequences here:
- a CDS encoding dienelactone hydrolase family protein, with product MWNQFRTDEYQGMLAETVTIAGHNGDLIHAYFSRPLGKGPFPGIVLIAHLPGWDEFYRETSRRFSQHGYLAICPDVNCRFGHGTPEEIAAVARGAGGVSDDSVVGDCEGAMQYLRALPYSNGKVGVIGTCSGGRHSFLVACRVSGFNAAVDCWGGRVVASREELTPAQPVAAIDYTGNLACPLLGIFGNDDQSPSPEQVNRHEEELKRHGKNYQFHRYDGAGHGFWYYHTERYRPQQAMDAWQKVFGFFAEHLRG
- the mobB gene encoding molybdopterin-guanine dinucleotide biosynthesis protein B, with translation MMRMTKVVSFVGYSNSGKTTLLEKVINELKGRGYRVGVIKHTSKACEIDIPGKDTWRYAQAGSNIVVLSSQTQMAVLEKIDREPVLAEITDLLEGKVDIILTEGYKGLNTAKVLVRGEDDQRAPDFKGELLATVSPSVMPNGVRRFAQEDVTRIVDLLIEQLVTA
- a CDS encoding MFS transporter: MSTWVKKWEPEDSQFWKETGGKIAWRTLTITTLALVLSFATWFLMSALVVRLPSIGFQYNEMQLFWLAAMPGLAGGTFRILHTFLIPIFGTRHVITIATLLKLFPVVGIGLAVMNPQTPFWLFLALAFSAGLGGGDFSSHMPSTSLFFPKRRLGTALGIQAGIGNFGVTITQFVTPWIIGVAAFGAVVGGSQVFTKGEVTSNVWLQNAAFVYAPLLMVMGILAWIFLRSVPVRASFKEQLDIFKSKHTWFCTITYVMTFGSFSGFSATFPLLIATVYGGFPDAPDPLKFAFLGPLVGSVMRVVMGPVSDKFGGAILTTLSGIVMLASGLLMAFTGLLTPTSVAQFPMFVIFMLVIFTASGMGNASTFRQYPVIFAHSPRQGAGVIGWTAAIAAYGPFVWSFLIGIAITKAGSPVPFFYGIAGYYLVATVVNWYYYQRKGCESPC